From the Acidobacteriota bacterium genome, one window contains:
- a CDS encoding prepilin-type N-terminal cleavage/methylation domain-containing protein produces the protein MNKKGFSLIELLIVIVIIGIIVIIAVPSLLESKRAAQATAAQATLRNIASAQVAYSSKSTNRTYGSLANLASQAFLDARFSSGTGDFDGYTFSGTATTTFFTVTASAQDTANPNFYINHSMVVHYTNNDPVR, from the coding sequence ATGAATAAGAAAGGTTTTTCGCTGATTGAGTTGCTGATCGTCATCGTGATCATCGGCATCATCGTCATCATCGCGGTGCCGAGCCTGCTGGAATCCAAGCGCGCCGCCCAGGCCACCGCCGCGCAGGCCACCCTGCGCAACATCGCCTCCGCCCAGGTGGCGTACTCATCCAAGTCCACCAACCGGACCTACGGCTCGTTGGCCAACCTGGCTTCCCAAGCTTTCCTGGATGCCCGGTTCTCCTCCGGCACCGGTGATTTTGACGGGTACACCTTTAGCGGCACAGCCACCACCACGTTCTTCACAGTGACGGCTTCGGCCCAGGACACCGCCAACCCGAACTTCTACATCAACCACTCGATGGTTGTCCATTACACCAACAACGACCCGGTCCGCTAG